One region of Oryza sativa Japonica Group chromosome 5, ASM3414082v1 genomic DNA includes:
- the LOC9266835 gene encoding probable E3 ubiquitin-protein ligase LUL4 yields the protein MGGSSSTSRRRRDEYYAARPPPPPHHYYTYPPPPPPPPHHHHHPPPPPPPPHHHHQHPYRPPPPPHHATSSSSYYYHHPPPPHAYHGPWHPAPRPPHPEQPALTGPPPEFVDHQQARKVKNDVNLHKDTIRLVPDVTDPDRRLVAFTFDAVTDGSITIYYFGKEGKNCTFSSVYPELQTPTKIPFQKGLAQKFVQTSGSGVDLGFFSLDELSNPSGEVFPLVVYAEACPPPEESHQPNSTRAQITLAVIEKHHNDLRVKVVKQMLWSDGEKYELQEIYGIVNSTEADVPDADDSDMGKECVICLTEPRDTAVFPCRHLCMCSECAKTLRFQTDKCPICRQPVEKLMEIKVRSPEP from the exons ATGGGTGGCTCGTCCTccaccagccggcgccgccgcgacgagTACTACGCGgcccggcccccgccgccgccgcaccactaCTACACCTAcccaccgccccctcctccgccgccgcaccaccaccaccacccgccgccaccgcctcccccgccgcaccaccaccaccagcacccctaccggcctccgccgccgccgcaccacgccacctcgtcctcctcgtactactaccaccacccgccgcccccGCACGCCTACCACGGCCCGTGGcaccccgcgccgcgcccgccgcaccCGGAGCAGCCCGCGCTGACGGGGCCGCCGCCCGAGTTCGTGGATCACCAGCAGGCGCGGAAGGTGAAGAACGACGTCAACCTGCACAAGGACACCATCCGGCTCGTGCCCGACGTCACGGACCCCGACCGACGCCTCGTCGCCTTCACCTTCGACGCCGTGACCGACGGCAG CATAACTATTTATTACTTTGGCAAGGAAGGAAAAAACTGTACTTTCTCTTCAGTATATCCAGAATTACAAACACCTACAAAGATACCTTTCCAGAAAGGATTGGCTCAAAAGTTTGTCCAGACCTCTGGATCTGGTGTTGATTTGGGATTCTTTTCTCTGGATGAGCTTTCAAATCCTTCTGGAGAAGTATTCCCACTGGTAGTTTATGCAGAAGCTTGTCCACCTCCAGAGGAAAGTCACCAGCCTAACTCCACTAGGGCACAAATTACTCTTGCTGTTATAGAGAAGCATCACAATGACCTTCGAGTTAAAGTTGTCAAGCAAATGTTGTGGAGTGATGGCGAGAAGTATGAGCTACAAGAAATTTATGGGATTGTCAACTCGACTGAAGCTGATGTTCCCGACGCAGATGATAGTGATATGGGGAAAGAATGTGTCATCTGCTTGACAGAGCCAAGGGACACAGCTGTTTTTCCATGTAGGCATTTG TGCATGTGCAGTGAATGTGCAAAAACTCTAAGGTTTCAAACAGATAAATGCCCCATATGCAGACAACCTGTTGAGAAATTAATGGAGATCAAAGTTAGAAGTCCCGAGCCATAA
- the LOC4338708 gene encoding preprotein translocase subunit SCY2, chloroplastic isoform X2 — protein sequence MPHSLSLLLAPSRALSLSSPPLRLAPTHPPLRLHHDGGHLLVGTTRRQAPSPRRRRLHAARASAPSAAAASPVGPAGEGGEVGGRARKAAGYRNRFLDLARLGAVAESAAEALFRSEIRRRLAVTAVLILLSRVGYFVPLPGFDRRLIPDSYLSFAPLPADDLGDFSSELKLSFFQLGISHQISASIVMQVLCHVLPSLEKLRKEGLDGHEKIKGYIWWLSLGFALVAAFTVSCYSLQYSIYAASYRVKHVMITSLFLVLGAMTMTWICDTISESGFGHGSSLIICVGILTGYTDTLHKMLTQFSGNWYSCWPYILGIAGTFILVTMGAVLVTEGCRKIKLQYYGFKLASGARSESSPVTEVEPYIPFNINPTGMQPLLTTSYLLAFPSIMASIFGTQFWESLKETLNPKTSVGGGPWVYYLTYAFLVFVFNIFDIANLPKEISDYLNKMSARVPKIKPGRATVEYLTKIQTSTRFWGGILLSLLATSSLLLDRYLRQINEGFSIGFTSVLIIVGSIIELRRSYQAYNVMPALSKVLRRYGA from the exons ATGCCGCACTCACTCTCCCTCCTGCTCGCGCCCAGCCgcgcgctctccctctcctccccaccgcTCCGCCTCGCCCCAACGCACCCACCACTTCGCCTGCACCACGACGGCGGCCACCTCCTCGTGGGCACGACGAGGCGGCAGGctccctcgcctcgccgccgccgtctccatgcCGCCAGGGCTtccgcgccgtccgccgccgcggcgtccccCGTAGGGCCTGCGGGCGAGGGTGGCGAGGTGGGGGGCAgggcgaggaaggcggcggggTACCGGAACAGGTTCCTGGACCTGGCGCGGCTGGGGGCCGTGGCGGAgagcgcggcggaggcgctCTTCCGCAGCGAGATTCGCCGGCGGCTGGCCGTCACGGCCGTGCTCATCCTGCTCAGCCGCGTCGGCTACTTCGTCCCGCTTCCCGGGTTCGACCGACGGCTCATCCCCGATTCCTACCTCAGCTTTGCACCCCTTCCTGCAG ATGACCTCGGTGATTTTTCATCCGAATTGAAGCTGTCATTTTTCCAGCTCGGAATCAGTCATCAGATTTCAGCATCTATTGTCATGCAG GTTCTCTGTCATGTTCTTCCATCACTTGAAAAACTACGAAAGGAAGGGTTAGATGGACATGAGAAGATCAAAGGCTATAT TTGGTGGCTGTCGCTGGGTTTTGCACTTGTGGCGGCTTTTACAGTGTCATGCTACTCACTGCAATATTCTATATATGCTGCAAGTTACAG AGTTAAGCATGTAATGATAACAAGCCTTTTCCTTGTTCTTGGTGCAATGACAATGACATGGATCTGTGACACTATATCGGAATCTGGATTTG GACATGGCTCTTCCTTGATTATCTGTGTGGGAATATTGACTGGTTATACAGACACACTCCACAAGATGTTAACTCAATTTTCAG GAAATTGGTACAGCTGTTGGCCCTACATCTTGGGGATAGCTGggacttttattttggttaccaTGGGAGCAGTACTGGTGACTGAAGGGTGTAGGAAGATAAAGCTTCAGTACTATGGATTTAAATTGGCTTCTGGTGCAAG GAGTGAGAGCTCCCCAGTTACAGAGGTAGAGCCATATATCCCTTTTAACATAAATCCAACTGGGATGCAGCCTTTGCTTACCACCTCATACTTATTAGCTTTTCCAAGCATTATGGCCAG CATTTTTGGTACGCAATTTTGGGAAAGTTTGAAGGAAACGTTGAATCCAAAGACTTCAGTTGGTGGTGGTCCATGGGTTTATTATTTGACATATGCATTTCTTGTCTTCGTCTTCAATATTTTTGACATT GCAAACTTGCCAAAAGAGATATCTGACTACCTGAATAAAATGAGTGCTAGAGTACCGAAGATAAAGCCTGGAAGAGCAACAGTAGAGTATCTTACAAAAATACAAACATCTACACGTTTCTGGG GGGGTATATTGCTGAGCTTGTTGGCGACTTCCTCTTTATTACTTGACCGATATCTCAGGCAGATAAATGAGGGATTTTCTATAGGTTTCACGTCGGTGTTGATTATT GTGGGCTCAATCATCGAGCTGAGAAGGTCTTATCAAGCATACAATGTGATGCCAGCACTAAGCAAAGTTCTAAGGAGATATGGTGCCTGA
- the LOC4338708 gene encoding preprotein translocase subunit SCY2, chloroplastic isoform X1, translating into MPHSLSLLLAPSRALSLSSPPLRLAPTHPPLRLHHDGGHLLVGTTRRQAPSPRRRRLHAARASAPSAAAASPVGPAGEGGEVGGRARKAAGYRNRFLDLARLGAVAESAAEALFRSEIRRRLAVTAVLILLSRVGYFVPLPGFDRRLIPDSYLSFAPLPADDLGDFSSELKLSFFQLGISHQISASIVMQVLCHVLPSLEKLRKEGLDGHEKIKGYIWWLSLGFALVAAFTVSCYSLQYSIYAASYRVKHVMITSLFLVLGAMTMTWICDTISESGFGHGSSLIICVGILTGYTDTLHKMLTQFSGNWYSCWPYILGIAGTFILVTMGAVLVTEGCRKIKLQYYGFKLASGARSESSPVTEVEPYIPFNINPTGMQPLLTTSYLLAFPSIMASIFGTQFWESLKETLNPKTSVGGGPWVYYLTYAFLVFVFNIFDIANLPKEISDYLNKMSARVPKIKPGRATVEYLTKIQTSTRFWGGILLSLLATSSLLLDRYLRQINEGFSIGFTSVLIIMIVQVGSIIELRRSYQAYNVMPALSKVLRRYGA; encoded by the exons ATGCCGCACTCACTCTCCCTCCTGCTCGCGCCCAGCCgcgcgctctccctctcctccccaccgcTCCGCCTCGCCCCAACGCACCCACCACTTCGCCTGCACCACGACGGCGGCCACCTCCTCGTGGGCACGACGAGGCGGCAGGctccctcgcctcgccgccgccgtctccatgcCGCCAGGGCTtccgcgccgtccgccgccgcggcgtccccCGTAGGGCCTGCGGGCGAGGGTGGCGAGGTGGGGGGCAgggcgaggaaggcggcggggTACCGGAACAGGTTCCTGGACCTGGCGCGGCTGGGGGCCGTGGCGGAgagcgcggcggaggcgctCTTCCGCAGCGAGATTCGCCGGCGGCTGGCCGTCACGGCCGTGCTCATCCTGCTCAGCCGCGTCGGCTACTTCGTCCCGCTTCCCGGGTTCGACCGACGGCTCATCCCCGATTCCTACCTCAGCTTTGCACCCCTTCCTGCAG ATGACCTCGGTGATTTTTCATCCGAATTGAAGCTGTCATTTTTCCAGCTCGGAATCAGTCATCAGATTTCAGCATCTATTGTCATGCAG GTTCTCTGTCATGTTCTTCCATCACTTGAAAAACTACGAAAGGAAGGGTTAGATGGACATGAGAAGATCAAAGGCTATAT TTGGTGGCTGTCGCTGGGTTTTGCACTTGTGGCGGCTTTTACAGTGTCATGCTACTCACTGCAATATTCTATATATGCTGCAAGTTACAG AGTTAAGCATGTAATGATAACAAGCCTTTTCCTTGTTCTTGGTGCAATGACAATGACATGGATCTGTGACACTATATCGGAATCTGGATTTG GACATGGCTCTTCCTTGATTATCTGTGTGGGAATATTGACTGGTTATACAGACACACTCCACAAGATGTTAACTCAATTTTCAG GAAATTGGTACAGCTGTTGGCCCTACATCTTGGGGATAGCTGggacttttattttggttaccaTGGGAGCAGTACTGGTGACTGAAGGGTGTAGGAAGATAAAGCTTCAGTACTATGGATTTAAATTGGCTTCTGGTGCAAG GAGTGAGAGCTCCCCAGTTACAGAGGTAGAGCCATATATCCCTTTTAACATAAATCCAACTGGGATGCAGCCTTTGCTTACCACCTCATACTTATTAGCTTTTCCAAGCATTATGGCCAG CATTTTTGGTACGCAATTTTGGGAAAGTTTGAAGGAAACGTTGAATCCAAAGACTTCAGTTGGTGGTGGTCCATGGGTTTATTATTTGACATATGCATTTCTTGTCTTCGTCTTCAATATTTTTGACATT GCAAACTTGCCAAAAGAGATATCTGACTACCTGAATAAAATGAGTGCTAGAGTACCGAAGATAAAGCCTGGAAGAGCAACAGTAGAGTATCTTACAAAAATACAAACATCTACACGTTTCTGGG GGGGTATATTGCTGAGCTTGTTGGCGACTTCCTCTTTATTACTTGACCGATATCTCAGGCAGATAAATGAGGGATTTTCTATAGGTTTCACGTCGGTGTTGATTATT ATGATTGTTCAGGTGGGCTCAATCATCGAGCTGAGAAGGTCTTATCAAGCATACAATGTGATGCCAGCACTAAGCAAAGTTCTAAGGAGATATGGTGCCTGA
- the LOC9271739 gene encoding uncharacterized protein, whose product MAAPVASASASCFAPRSDHGGGWSYGGTRGVPSPRRGAARRLRRVLARSGGGGGGGGGGEGRGILDPLATPLQILGLDASASYTAAQLKAAFRARVKEFHPDVCKDTENADLIMRRVLEAYEILSGNQGMMIERNNVDPFDEPECASCDIFVNELLCIGTGCPYSCVKRAPHAFAFADDTGTAHASSQGHYDDYNVQLAVGQCPRKCIYYVTPCQRTILEEILASVLMTPYDLSEAAVLDSLLSKAMFENNRYKKPKRETKSSSDYVDWM is encoded by the exons atggcGGCTCCGgtggcctccgcctccgcctcctgctTCGCGCCGCGCAGCGACCATGGCGGCGGCTGGTCCTACGGCGGGACGAGAGGGGTGCCGTCgccgcggcgtggcgcggcgaggcggcttCGGCGCGTCCTGgcgcgaagcggcggcggcggaggaggaggaggaggaggagaggggagggggataCTGGACCCGCTCGCTACGCCTTTGCAGATTCTGGGACTCGACGCCTCGGCCTCCTACACCGCCGCGCAGCTCAAGGCGGCCTTCCGCGCCCGG GTAAAGGAATTCCATCCAGATGTTTGCAAGGACACAGAGAATGCAGATCTAATAATGAGAAGAGTTCTTGAGGCCTATGAG ATATTATCTGGTAACCAAGGAATGATGATCGAAAG GAATAATGTTGATCCATTTGATGAACCTGAGTGCGCATCTTGTGACATATTTGTGAATGAACTTCTATGCATTGGCACTG GATGCCCGTATTCTTGTGTTAAAAGGGCACCTCACGCGTTTGCATTTGCCGATGACACTGGTACAGCACATGCATCATCTCAAG GTCACTATGATGACTACAATGTCCAACTTGCTGTTGGGCAGTGTCCAAGAAAGTGCATATACTATGTCACGCCCTGCCAACGTactattttggaggaaattctTGCAAG TGTGTTGATGACTCCATACGACCTCTCTGAAGCAGCAGTTCTGGATTCTCTCTTATCAAAAGCAATGTTTGAGAATAACAGGTACAAGAAGCCGAAAAGAGAAACAAAATCGTCTTCTGATTATGTTGACTGGATGTGA
- the LOC4338710 gene encoding kinesin-like protein KIN-14J, giving the protein MEADPAPSSTPPPSSPAPAASPSRHPPGEEGGGAERVEVEEYVDPPSPDCCGGADPDHAPPPSPKGEEPVVSAEEEQAAVAGGEGEALRSFLEEFGDQGDDSLVPSPKLKQINTPDRLAALRFLGGKYNSLLERYKQQVAKCAEECAPRYDGLKKKYADECAERRRLYNELIELRGNIRVFCRCRPLSTAEISNGCSSIVQIDPSHETELQFVPSDKDRKAFKFDHVFGPSDNQETVFAESLPVVRSVMDGFNVCIFAYGQTGTGKTFTMEGIPEDRGVNYRALEELFRLSEERSSSVAYTFAVSILEVYNEKIRDLLDESSEQTGRKLDIKQTADGTQEVAGLIEAPIYTIDGVWEKLKVGAKNRSVGATSANELSSRSHSLVKVTVRSEHLVTGQKWRSHIWLVDLAGSERVNKTEVEGDRLKESQFINKSLSALGDVISALASKNAHIPYRNSKLTHLLQSSLGGDCKTLMFVQISPSSADSGETLCSLNFASRVRAIDHGPARKQADPAETFKLKQMTEKIRHEEKENAKLLESLQLTQLKYASRENVIKTLQEKIREAEQTSKTYQQRVRELENELANEKKAARDTARSTKPPLAPMRQRPPLGRIGNHIPPKAPLRLRLSKAPTIQNKENIPVMLNKGSSGADTSKAVAGKARRVSLTPVIRHIPLQPKRRSSLAVLPTQREQLSIFPDKRSVSRLSHIQMPRRSIATFNSIPATPLAAAAHKQVDGTPEARQLRRIEFSSSKFRSPPALARFNSRNNALSPQQKLRLASGSGNASKICFSVQKRVILGSPAPVKSSLLSGTGIFNPALREKMMAAKIGNAQRVFNTNRRKSVL; this is encoded by the exons ATGGAAGCAGATCCGGCCCcatcctcgacgccgccgccctcctccccggcgcccGCGGCTTCTCCGTCCCGGCATCCTCCAG gtgaggaaggaggaggggctgagcgcgtggaggtggaggagtacGTGGATCCCCCGAGCCCAGATTGCTGCGGCGGAGCCGACCCGgaccatgcgccgccgccgtcgccgaaaG GTGAGGAGCCGGTGGTGAGCGCTGaggaggagcaggcggcggTTGCAGGAGGTGAAGGGGAGGCTCTTCGCAGCTTCTTGGAG GAATTTGGAGACCAAGGGGATGATTCCCTTGTCCCGTCACCGAAGCTGAAGCAGATAAACACCCCTGACCGCCTCGCTGCTCTTCGTTTTCTTG GGGGAAAGTATAACAGCTTGTTAGAGAGGTACAAGCAGCAGGTGGCTAAGTGTGCCGAGGAGTGTGCGCCGAGGTACGATGGCTTGAAGAAGAAGTACGCAGATGAGTGTGCAGAACGGCGACGATTATACAATGAGCTCATTGAACTGAGGGGTAACATCAGGGTTTTTTGTCGATGCCGCCCTCTAAGCACTGCTGAGATCTCCAATGGGTGTTCATCTATAGTTCAGATCGATCCATCCCATGAGACTGAGCTGCAGTTTGTTCCATCTGATAAAGACAGGAAggcttttaagtttgatcatgtTTTTGGACCATCTGACAATCAAG AGACTGTCTTTGCTGAAAGCTTGCCTGTTGTGCGGTCTGTCATGGACGGTTTCAACGTATGCATCTTTGCATATGGACAAACTGGAACTGGGAAAACCTTCACCATGGAAGGGATTCCAGAGGATAGGGGTGTTAACTACAGAGCATTGGAAGAATTATTCAGGTTGTCTGAAGAAAGAAGCTCTTCTGTTGCCTACACATTTGCTGTGAGCATTTTGGAAGTCTATAATGAAAAAATCAGGGATCTTCTAGATGAAAGCTCTGAGCAAACAGGAAGAAA ATTGGACATAAAGCAAACTGCTGATGGAACACAAGAGGTGGCTGGTTTGATTGAAGCTCCAATTTATACTATAGATGGTGTTTGGGAGAAACTGAAAGTTGGAGCTAAAAATAGATCGGTTGGAGCAACTAGTGCCAATGAACTAAGCAGCCGCTCTCATAG CTTGGTTAAGGTTACCGTCAGGAGTGAGCATCTGGTGACAGGGCAAAAGTGGAGGAGCCATATCTGGTTGGTCGACCTAGCTGGAAGTGAGCGTGTGAATAAAACAGAAGTAGAAGGGGACAGGCTAAAGGAGTCACAGTTCATAAACAAGTCGCTCTCTGCTTTGGGCGATGTTATTTCTGCCCTTGCCTCAAAAAATGCACACATTCCTTATAG AAATTCCAAGTTGACTCATCTGCTCCAAAGCTCTTTAG GTGGGGATTGCAAGACACTCATGTTCGTGCAGATAAGTCCAAGTTCTGCAGACTCGGGAGAGACTCTCTGCTCACTTAACTTTGCTAGTAGAGTTAGAGCTATAGATCATGGCCCTGCTCGTAAACAAGCAGATCCAGCTGAAACTTTTAAGCTCAAGCAGATG ACAGAGAAAATTCGTCATGAGGAGAAGGAAAATGCAAAGTTACTTGAAAGCTTGCAACTGACGCAGCTTAAGTATGCTTCTCGAGAGAATGTCATCAAGACACTTCAAGAGAAG ATAAGGGAGGCTGAACAAACGTCCAAAACTTATCAGCAGCGG GTTAGAGAGCTAGAAAATGAATTAGCCAATGAGAAGAAGGCTGCCAGGGATACAGCTAGATCAACAAAGCCACCACTTGCTCCTATGAGGCAGAGACCACCTCTTGGAAGAATTGGCAATCACATTCCACCTAAGGCTCCTCTTAGACTGAGGCTCAGTAAAGCACCCACAATTCAAAATAAAGAGAACATTCCTGTCATGTTGAACAAAGGATCCTCTGGGGCTGATACCAGCAAGGCTGTTGCTGGCAAGGCACGGCGAGTTTCTCTGACTCCTGTGATTCGACACATACCTCTGCAGCCCAAGAGGCGATCCTCACTCGCGGTACTACCAACCCAGAGAGAACAGCTGTCCATATTTCCTGATAAGAGATCAGTGTCCCGTCTGTCCCATATTCAGATGCCAAGGAGATCAATTGCAACATTTAATTCAATTCCAGCAACACCATTAGCAGCTGCTGCACATAAACAGGTTGATGGCACCCCAGAAGCACGGCAATTGAGGAGAATCGAGTTCAGCAGTAGCAAGTTCAGAAGCCCTCCAGCGCTGGCCAGGTTCAACTCAAGGAATAACGCCTTGTCACCTCAGCAGAAGCTGCGGCTAGCATCTGGCTCAGGAAATGCCAGCAAAATATGCTTCAGTGTTCAGAAGAGAGTGATCCTAGGTTCACCTGCTCCAGTGAAAAGCAGTCTGCTCTCTGGTACTGGCATCTTCAATCCAGCTCTGCGCGAGAAAATGATGGCGGCGAAAATAGGGAATGCGCAGCGCGTGTTCAACACCAACAGGAGGAAGTCTGTCCTCTGA
- the LOC4338711 gene encoding cyclin-P3-1: MGMGTFTTDESDKHEESYLSLGLTVSQSKKNNTEYPKVLLLLAAYLDRSVQKNEDLLDSNKIKDSSTIFHGHRAPDLSIKLYAERIFKYSECSPSCFVLALIYMERYLQQPHVYMTSLSVHRLLITSVVVAAKFTDDAFFNNAFYARVGGISTVEMNRLELDLLFNLDFRLKVDLETFGSYCLQLEKETMVLVIDRPIQQVHGVNSTKDLSRNSSIDESCKSELMRYSSQALQGCS; encoded by the exons ATGGGTATGGGGACATTCACAACTGATGAAAGCGACAAACATGAAGAGAGCTACCTGTCGTTGGGTTTGACAGTATCACAGTCAAAGAAAAACAACACTGAATACCCCAAGGTTCTGTTGCTTCTGGCGGCTTATCTTGATAGATCAGTTCAGAAGAATGAAGACTTACTAGATTCCAATAAGATAAAGGATTCAAGCACCATCTTTCATGGTCACAGGGCTCCAGATCTTAGTATAAAGCTTTATGCAGAGCGCATCTTCAAGTACTCAGAGTGCAGCCCATCTTGCTTTGTGTTGGCCCTCATCTACATGGAGAGATATCTACAGCAGCCACATGTGTACATGACGTCCCTTAGCGTTCATCGCTTGCTAATTACATCTGTGGTGGTTGCTGCCAAATTTACAGATGATGC GTTTTTCAACAATGCATTCTATGCTAGAGTTGGGGGAATCAGCACAGTAGAGATGAACCGACTTGAGCTGGATTTGTTGTTCAATCTGGACTTCAGGCTGAAAGTGGATTTAGAGACGTTCGGAAGCTACTGCTTGcaattggaaaaagaaacaaTGGTTCTTGTAATAGATAGACCTATTCAACAAGTTCACGGCGTCAATAGCACTAAAGATTTGAGTCGCAACAGTAGCATTGACGAGTCTTGCAAGAGCGAGCTGATGCGGTACAGCAGTCAGGCTCTCCAAGGATGTAGCTGA
- the LOC4338712 gene encoding ARM REPEAT PROTEIN INTERACTING WITH ABF2 encodes MEAEQQQQPPHRPRRKGQKRKLEDEAAASASAAAAAAAAAAAAATATPSSLGSAGADDDNEEEEDGSAGPEICCRHSQAALAREVRTQVDALHRCFSWRHADRAAAKRATHVLAELAKNEEVVNVIVEGGAVPALVCHLKEPPAVAVLQEEQQPRPFEHEVEKGAAFALGLLAVKPEHQQLIVDAGALPLLVNLLKRHKNATNLRAVNSVIRRAADAITNLAHENSNIKTCVRIEGGIPPLVELLESQDLKVQRAAAGALRTLAFKNDENKSQIVDCNALPTLILMLRSEDAAIHYEAVGVIGNLVHSSPNIKKEVLNAGALQPVIGLLSSCCTESQREAALLLGQFASADSDCKVHIVQRGAVRPLIEMLQSADVQLREMSAFALGRLAQDTHNQAGIAYNGGLVPLLKLLDSKNGSLQHNAAFALYGVADNEDYVSDFIKVGGVQKLQDGEFIVQATKDCVAKTLKRLEEKINGRVLKHLLYMMRVGEKSVQRRVALALAHLCAPEDQRTIFIDNNGLELLLDLLVSVSLKHQLDGSVALYKLANKAAALSPMDAAPPSPTPQVYLGEQYVNSSTLSDVTFLVEGKRFYAHRIALLASSDAFRAMFDGGYREKDARDIEIPNIRWNVFELMMRFIYTGSVEVTSDISQDLLRAADQYLLEGLKRLCEYTIAQDVNVDNVSDMYDLSEAFHAMSLRHTCVLFILEQFEKICVKSGSSQLIQRVIPELRNFFAKALRPSHRNAQP; translated from the exons ATGGaggcggagcagcagcagcagccgccgcatcGCCCGCGCCGCAAGGGGCAGAAGAGGAAGTTGGAGGACGAGgccgcggcctccgcctcggccgcggcggcggcggcggcggccgccgccgccgccgccaccgcaaccCCGTCGTCGCTCGGGAGCGCCGGCGCAGACGACgacaacgaggaggaggaggacggctcGGCCGGGCCGGAGATCTGCTGCCGCCACTCCCAGGCGGCGCTGGCCCGCGAGGTCCGCACGCAGGTCGACGCCCTCCACCGGTGCTTCTCCTGGCGCCacgccgaccgcgccgccgccaagcgCGCCACCCACGTCCTCGCCGAGCTCGCCAAAAACG AGGAGGTTGTGAACGTGATCGTAGAGGGCGGCGCCGTGCCCGCCCTGGTGTGCCACCTGAAGGAGCCGCCCGCGGTGGCGGTGTtgcaggaggagcagcagcctCGGCCGTTCGAGCACGAGGTCGAGAAGGGGGCTGCCTTCGCTCTCGGCCTCCTAGCAGTAAAG CCTGAACATCAACAACTTATAGTTGACGCCGGTGCCTTACCACTGCtggtgaatcttctaaaaaggCACAAAAATGCTACAAACTTGCGGGCAGTTAACAGTGTTATCAGGAGAGCAGCTGATGCAATCACCAATCTAGCTCATGAAAATAGCAACATCAAAACTTGTGTCAG AATTGAAGGCGGAATTCCACCTCTTGTTGAATTGCTAGAATCACAGGATCTCAAGGTGCAGAGAGCAGCTGCAGGGGCCTTGCGGACGCTGGCTTTCAAAAACGATGAAAACAAAAGTCAG ATTGTTGATTGCAATGCGTTGCCAACTTTGATATTAATGCTTCGATCAGAGGATGCTGCGATTCACTACGAAGCA GTTGGTGTCATTGGAAACTTGGTTCATTCATCCCCAAATATCAAGAAAGAGGTTCTCAATGCAGGGGCCCTGCAACCTGTAATTGGGTTATTAAG TTCCTGTTGTACGGAGAGTCAAAGAGAGGCTGCTTTGTTGCTAGGGCAGTTTGCTTCGGCTGATTCTGATTGCAAG GTCCATATTGTGCAAAGAGGTGCAGTCCGTCCGCTGATTGAAATGCTACAGTCAGCTGATGTCCAACTTAGAGAAATGTCTGCTTTTGCCCTTGGGAGGCTTGCCCAG GACACACATAACCAAGCAGGCATTGCATATAATGGTGGTTTGGTGCCTCTACTAAAGCTTCTAGACTCAAAAAATGGATCTCTGCAACATAATGCTGCATTTGCCCTTTACGGAGTTGCTGACAACGAG GACTATGTGTCCGACTTCATTAAAGTTGGAGGTGTACAAAAGTTGCAAGATGGAGAATTTATCGTGCAG gCCACAAAGGATTGTGTAGCTAAGACCCTTAAGAGGTTAGAGGAGAAGATAAATGGACGA GTGTTAAAACACTTGCTTTATATGATGAGAGTAGGAGAAAAATCTGTGCAGAGGCGGGTTGCTCTGGCCCTGGCACACCTCTGTGCGCCTGAAGATCAAAGAACAATTTTTATTGATAATAATG GCCTTGAGTTGCTTCTTGATCTTCTGGTTTCGGTGAGCCTGAAGCATCAGCTAGATGGTTCAGTAGCACTATACAAATTGGCCAACAAAGCTGCAGCACTTTCTCCCATGGATGCTGCACCTCCATCTCCAACACCACAG GTTTATCTTGGTGAGCAATATGTGAACAGTTCGACACTTTCAGATGTTACCTTCTTGGTGGAAG GAAAGCGCTTTTATGCACATAGAATTGCATTACTTGCTTCTTCGGATGCATTTCGTGCAATGTTTGATGGCGGATATAGG GAAAAGGACGCGAGAGACATAGAAATTCCAAATATCAGATGGAATGTGTTTGAACTCATGATGAG ATTTATCTATACAGGTTCAGTGGAAGTAACTAGCGATATCTCTCAGGATCTTCTTAGAGCTGCTGATCAGTATCTATTAGAAGGCCTCAAACGTCTGTGTGAATATACAATTGCGCAG GATGTGAATGTAGACAACGTTTCTGACATGTATGACCTATCTGAAGCTTTTCATGCAATGTCACTCAGACATACATGTGTCCTATTTATCTTGGAGCAGTTTGAAAAGATTTGCGTCAAATCTGG GTCAAGCCAGCTGATCCAGCGTGTCATCCCAGAGCTCCGCAACTTCTTCGCTAAGGCGCTAAGGCCAAGCCACAGGAATGCGCAGCCATGA